One genomic window of Methanosalsum zhilinae DSM 4017 includes the following:
- a CDS encoding ABC transporter permease: MTDLKQLLVLSFGSISSAKLRSALTTLGIIIGVAAVVANVSLGASFNQYFTDELGEIGDNFIVIFSEDINVFDDNQLEIIRRTPGVDGVSPIKQRVAEVTFMSVSRQINIQGTTQDYADVASLSLESGNFFTDKSKYVAVIGDSVANERFDRSIHTRNSIEISFRRTDGTVKTQKFKVIGVIESPDSEFIQSGAEPDNRIFIPISVMNELLDETDYGGFSARTATAEEVRPVSEQIDRNLARSLGVSTRDIDNDDAKPYSIFNQADIIDQLNELSGALTVLITSVALIALLVGSIGIMNIMLVTVTERTKEIGLMKSLGFTYADILGLFIIESIIIGLIGGILGTLLGLVGSFAVEIYLDLPHVFPLYLILTGFLISVIIGLISGIYPANKAAKMNPVDALRQN; the protein is encoded by the coding sequence ATGACAGATCTCAAACAATTACTTGTCCTTTCTTTTGGTAGTATTAGTAGCGCCAAACTCAGATCAGCTCTTACAACACTGGGCATAATAATTGGTGTTGCTGCTGTGGTGGCCAATGTATCTCTGGGTGCAAGTTTTAACCAATATTTCACAGATGAACTTGGAGAAATTGGGGATAATTTTATTGTTATTTTCAGTGAAGACATAAATGTTTTTGATGATAACCAGCTTGAAATAATCCGAAGAACGCCTGGTGTCGATGGAGTATCACCTATTAAGCAAAGAGTTGCAGAGGTGACATTTATGTCCGTTTCAAGACAGATCAATATTCAGGGCACCACACAGGATTATGCAGATGTAGCAAGTCTTAGTCTGGAAAGTGGAAATTTTTTTACTGATAAAAGTAAATATGTAGCTGTAATCGGGGACAGTGTTGCTAACGAAAGATTTGATCGAAGTATACATACAAGAAATTCAATAGAAATTTCATTTAGAAGAACTGACGGAACGGTTAAAACTCAAAAGTTTAAAGTCATTGGTGTCATTGAAAGCCCCGATTCTGAATTTATACAATCAGGAGCAGAGCCGGATAATAGAATTTTTATACCCATCTCAGTTATGAACGAACTGTTAGATGAAACGGATTATGGTGGTTTTTCAGCAAGAACTGCTACTGCAGAAGAAGTTAGACCAGTTTCTGAACAGATCGATCGAAATCTTGCACGCAGTCTTGGAGTATCTACCAGAGATATAGACAACGATGATGCAAAGCCATATTCAATATTTAATCAGGCAGACATTATAGACCAGTTAAATGAACTTTCTGGAGCACTGACGGTACTTATTACATCTGTAGCATTAATAGCACTTCTTGTAGGATCTATCGGAATCATGAACATAATGCTGGTAACAGTAACTGAAAGAACAAAAGAAATAGGCCTAATGAAGTCTCTGGGATTCACCTATGCAGACATTTTGGGTTTGTTTATAATAGAGTCGATTATAATTGGCCTGATTGGAGGTATACTGGGAACTTTGCTAGGATTGGTTGGATCTTTTGCTGTCGAAATTTATCTGGATCTTCCGCATGTATTCCCATTATATCTTATCTTAACCGGGTTTTTAATATCAGTGATTATAGGGCTTATTTCAGGTATCTATCCTGCAAATAAGGCTGCAAAGATGAATCCTGTGGATGCATTAAGGCAAAATTGA
- a CDS encoding carboxymuconolactone decarboxylase family protein, whose amino-acid sequence MKKSMPEDPLKIIRNNDPELFGQIENTANLSFADGDIPLKYKLLIAMSLDASKGAVDGVKALARRAMDEGATKEEMFEVLRIAYYITGAGSIYTAVNGLIDLFDNE is encoded by the coding sequence GTGAAAAAGTCAATGCCCGAAGACCCATTGAAAATAATAAGAAATAATGATCCGGAATTGTTCGGTCAGATTGAAAATACAGCTAATCTGTCATTTGCGGATGGAGATATCCCTCTGAAATACAAGTTACTCATAGCAATGTCCCTTGACGCTTCCAAAGGAGCAGTTGATGGCGTCAAGGCTCTTGCAAGAAGAGCCATGGATGAGGGAGCTACAAAAGAGGAAATGTTTGAAGTTTTAAGAATTGCATATTATATTACGGGTGCTGGAAGTATTTATACTGCTGTCAATGGTTTAATTGACCTTTTTGATAATGAATAA
- a CDS encoding small multi-drug export protein, with the protein MLDLMISQLHNSEGLLAYLLVFILAAIPLIEILIVIPIAIGIGLNPFIVALSAFIGNLIPVYLIIIAYSQMNSFRERFNSEVECEQVNTSGRKKKAREVWNKYGVPGLSIISPGITGTHLATVMALGFGARMTVLGIWMFLSLLLWTVLITTISFYGFEIIT; encoded by the coding sequence ATGCTTGATCTAATGATCTCACAACTGCACAATTCTGAGGGATTGCTGGCTTATCTTCTAGTATTCATACTTGCAGCTATACCACTGATTGAAATATTGATTGTAATCCCAATAGCTATTGGGATTGGACTGAATCCATTTATAGTGGCTTTATCAGCCTTTATTGGAAACCTTATCCCTGTATATCTAATCATTATTGCATACTCGCAGATGAATTCTTTTCGCGAAAGGTTCAATTCAGAAGTTGAGTGTGAGCAGGTGAACACTTCAGGAAGAAAGAAGAAAGCCAGGGAGGTATGGAATAAATATGGTGTTCCTGGTCTTTCAATAATCTCTCCTGGAATCACCGGTACTCATCTTGCCACAGTAATGGCACTTGGTTTTGGTGCACGTATGACTGTTCTTGGAATATGGATGTTCTTAAGCCTGCTTCTTTGGACGGTTTTAATCACCACTATTTCATTTTATGGATTTGAGATAATAACCTGA
- a CDS encoding small multi-drug export protein, whose product MDPVSQSLVSQLNCADGLWAYCLVFLLAAAPMIKIFIVIPVAIGAGLDPFSTAISAFLGNIVPLYLGLLAYSKVTFFREKFSLDLDGPDVSSKLKKTVIIWDKYGVPGLSLISPGVTGTHVAAFTALGFGAQAVRVGIWMFLSLLIWTIILTIISCYGWKLIL is encoded by the coding sequence ATGGATCCGGTATCCCAATCATTGGTTTCACAGCTCAATTGTGCTGATGGACTTTGGGCATATTGTCTTGTATTTCTTCTTGCAGCAGCACCTATGATCAAAATATTCATTGTTATTCCGGTTGCGATTGGGGCCGGACTGGATCCATTTTCAACAGCTATTTCTGCTTTTCTTGGAAATATTGTTCCATTATATCTGGGTTTACTGGCCTACTCAAAGGTCACCTTTTTCCGGGAAAAGTTTAGCCTTGATCTTGATGGTCCGGATGTGTCCAGTAAACTGAAAAAAACTGTCATTATCTGGGACAAATATGGAGTCCCTGGTCTCTCGCTCATATCTCCTGGAGTTACAGGCACCCATGTTGCAGCTTTTACAGCTCTTGGATTTGGAGCACAGGCAGTAAGGGTTGGAATCTGGATGTTCCTGAGCCTGTTGATATGGACTATTATACTGACCATAATTTCATGTTATGGGTGGAAGCTAATTTTATAG
- a CDS encoding class I SAM-dependent methyltransferase: MVNETDISRVTRTKKEAQINYDRLSRIYWIIDVFERRSKKKGLQMLKMKKGESVLDVGCGPGKCTASLALSAGKNAKVCGIDISGQMLKRARNEIQDREVSDRTDLIRGDAVYLPFRNNSFDVLFMSFVLELFDTAQIPEVLGECRRVLKSSGRICVIALSRQEQENIFMKLYEWLHEKLPSVFDCRPIYTRQSMEEAGFEVIEVARMSMWRIPVDVIVAK, encoded by the coding sequence ATGGTAAATGAAACGGATATTAGCCGGGTAACACGCACAAAAAAAGAAGCTCAAATAAATTATGACCGCCTGAGCAGAATCTACTGGATAATCGATGTGTTTGAGAGAAGATCCAAAAAGAAAGGACTTCAGATGCTTAAAATGAAAAAGGGTGAATCGGTTCTTGATGTTGGCTGTGGTCCTGGCAAATGCACGGCTTCTCTGGCCCTATCAGCTGGAAAAAATGCAAAAGTATGCGGAATAGATATTTCTGGACAGATGTTAAAAAGGGCCAGAAATGAAATTCAGGACAGGGAAGTATCTGACAGGACTGATTTGATAAGAGGTGATGCTGTGTATCTTCCTTTCAGGAATAACTCATTTGATGTGCTCTTCATGAGTTTTGTTCTTGAACTGTTTGATACTGCCCAGATTCCGGAAGTTCTTGGTGAATGTCGAAGGGTTCTAAAGAGTAGTGGTCGTATCTGTGTTATAGCATTATCCAGGCAGGAACAGGAAAATATTTTCATGAAATTGTATGAATGGCTGCATGAAAAATTACCTTCTGTATTTGACTGCAGACCAATATATACCAGGCAGTCCATGGAAGAAGCCGGATTTGAGGTGATTGAGGTGGCCCGTATGTCGATGTGGAGAATACCGGTTGATGTTATAGTAGCAAAGTAA
- the recQ gene encoding DNA helicase RecQ, giving the protein MQHILQKYFGYNDFRPLQKEIISDILEGKDTFALMPTGGGKSLCYQLPALMMDGVTVVISPLISLMKDQVDNLKSNGIAAEYLNSTLGYSQIKQVHEKLIDNRIKILYVAPERLIMSDTFSYLKKGKVSMFAVDEAHCISEWGHDFRPEYRRLNILKKRFRNVPIVALTATASPKVEKDIVKQLSLEDCRTYRASFNRKNLFYHVKTKKDTYRQLKAYLKKHRGESGIIYCQSRSMVETLSKRLNKDGFKTLAYHAGLSDFKREYNQNSFIQDNTDIIVATVAFGMGIDKPDVRFVIHYDLPKNLESYYQETGRGGRDGLPCECVLFFSYADKYKIEYFIEQKKTKEERDAALMQLRQMINYCESNQCRRKVLLEYFGETYPESNCKKCDVCLNPKEKFEGTKYAEMILKCIKDLDQRYGACYTVDVLTGSGSKKIQKNSHHLLESYGKGEFFTKKQWLDILRELINKGILEQKGGRYPILNLNGKSEDVLNGNLRIELTVPSKTVNVNSEKNLNEEAIPGLFKSLRKLRKQIADEQNVPPYIIFSDRSLMEMASTLPENHVEFLKIHGVGEHKLKKYGPAFINEIRSCRQNHDWGLTRGRNHEQIMERSS; this is encoded by the coding sequence ATGCAACATATTCTGCAGAAATATTTTGGCTATAATGATTTTCGTCCTCTTCAGAAAGAGATAATAAGCGATATTCTAGAGGGAAAGGATACGTTTGCATTAATGCCTACAGGTGGCGGAAAATCTCTATGCTATCAATTGCCTGCACTTATGATGGATGGTGTCACTGTTGTTATATCCCCTCTGATCTCCCTTATGAAGGACCAGGTTGATAATCTTAAATCTAATGGAATCGCAGCAGAATATCTTAATAGCACCCTTGGTTATTCTCAGATAAAACAGGTTCATGAGAAGTTGATTGATAATCGGATCAAAATTCTATATGTAGCACCTGAAAGACTGATCATGAGTGATACCTTTTCTTATCTCAAAAAGGGGAAGGTGAGTATGTTTGCAGTGGATGAAGCACATTGCATTTCAGAGTGGGGTCATGATTTCAGGCCTGAATATCGCAGACTAAATATTCTAAAAAAAAGGTTCAGGAATGTACCGATCGTTGCTCTTACTGCTACTGCCAGTCCCAAGGTAGAAAAGGATATAGTAAAACAACTAAGCCTTGAGGATTGCAGAACTTATAGGGCCAGTTTTAATCGAAAAAACCTTTTTTATCATGTAAAAACAAAAAAAGATACATACCGTCAATTGAAGGCTTATCTGAAAAAACATCGTGGAGAATCCGGGATAATCTACTGTCAAAGCCGCAGTATGGTTGAAACCCTTTCAAAAAGACTCAATAAAGATGGCTTCAAAACACTTGCTTATCATGCAGGACTTTCTGATTTTAAAAGAGAATACAATCAGAATTCTTTTATTCAGGATAATACAGATATAATTGTTGCAACTGTGGCGTTTGGAATGGGTATTGACAAACCCGATGTACGGTTTGTTATACATTATGATCTTCCAAAGAACCTGGAAAGCTACTATCAGGAGACTGGAAGAGGTGGTCGTGATGGACTGCCATGTGAATGTGTTCTTTTTTTCAGTTATGCTGATAAGTATAAAATTGAATACTTTATAGAACAAAAAAAGACTAAAGAAGAAAGAGATGCTGCTTTGATGCAGTTGAGACAGATGATAAATTACTGTGAGAGCAATCAATGTCGCAGAAAAGTATTGCTTGAATATTTTGGAGAGACCTATCCAGAGTCTAACTGCAAAAAATGTGATGTTTGCCTTAATCCAAAAGAAAAATTTGAAGGAACAAAATATGCTGAAATGATTCTTAAATGTATAAAGGATCTCGACCAGAGATATGGTGCATGTTATACAGTAGATGTTCTTACCGGATCAGGTTCAAAGAAAATCCAGAAGAACAGTCATCATCTTCTTGAAAGTTATGGGAAGGGAGAATTTTTTACTAAAAAACAGTGGCTGGACATATTACGTGAGTTGATAAATAAGGGAATATTGGAACAAAAGGGTGGCAGATACCCGATTTTGAATCTGAATGGTAAAAGTGAAGATGTGCTAAATGGTAATCTAAGGATTGAACTGACTGTGCCTTCTAAAACTGTTAATGTAAACTCAGAAAAAAACCTAAATGAGGAAGCTATTCCTGGTCTTTTTAAATCTTTGAGGAAATTGAGAAAACAAATTGCAGATGAACAGAATGTTCCTCCTTATATAATATTTTCAGATAGGAGTCTTATGGAAATGGCTTCCACACTGCCTGAAAACCATGTAGAGTTTCTGAAAATACATGGTGTAGGTGAACACAAATTGAAAAAATATGGTCCTGCTTTCATCAATGAAATTAGATCGTGCAGACAGAACCATGATTGGGGTTTGACCAGAGGCCGTAATCATGAACAGATAATGGAACGAAGTTCCTGA